In the genome of Anabrus simplex isolate iqAnaSimp1 chromosome 2, ASM4041472v1, whole genome shotgun sequence, the window TGGAGGTTTGAAATGCAAATGGAATTTCTCAAACCTTTTCTACAGGAGCGAGAGTAAGTTCAAATGTTTCTTAGCGGTATCAACGGTGTCAATAAAGCGTAAAAGAGCAGCATCACTGGAGTCATCTACACGTACATCTGATTTAGCGACGACGTTAAATCAGTTTATTTCATCCAGAACCACAACCCAGCAGATGTTGGACCCAGCCAAAAGGAAACTGATGACGTTCTTCGACGACATATCCGAAAcaatgctgaaatttaatgaactcGAACAGGCAAAAATTAAGCGGGAAATTTTCAACATTGTTAACAACAAGGAATTAGAAATTCTTCGAAAGGAAGCAATGCAGAGAAACAACAATATAGTGGGATATAATTTCGCTAATATGAATACTGGAAACAGGACCCATCACGTTTCCGCACAAGGCAATCTCCCTCATCTCAGCCTGTATGATCCTGGCACAAGTACCCCAGCCATAGTACCGAGTCAAGAAACTCATTACCAGTAGCCTAGCATGAAGTACAGAATAtaacattaacattttatttttttaactaGTGTCATTTAGTAACAGAGCATATGTATCATGTATTGTGCTGAAAATACAGTGaataaaatacaatgaagcaaACTGTACACGTACGTCTTTGCGTTATCAGTTATTAATCACACTTTCCTTCCATCACAATATCCCTTGTCTAGGGACCCAATTTGTCATTCATGAAATATTCTTGAAACGTTTCCCTGACTCTTGTAGCCTCAAAACTTCCATGAACCCCAACATGTGGTAGCGCATTAAACAATGATTGCTCAGAACGTATTCTGTTGTCTTCGTAATCGTTTACTACTGGCAGGTCACTGAATAAATAGTTGTGTAATACACAGACTGCCAACACTACTTTTTCAGCATTTTCTGGGTGCATATGGAGTCTTCCATAGAGTACCCTATGTCTCTGGACAGCAATGCCGAAGGCATTCTCCACTACTCGTCGTGTTCTCGACTGCCGGAAATTATAATTCGCCTGCCTTTCATCACTGCGAGCTGTGGATCCGGGGTACGGACGCATCAGATACGTTTTCAGTGGGAAAGCTTCATCACCAAGTATTACATAAGGCACAAGAGGTTCATTAGAATTTGGCAACGGTTTAGGACCTGGTATATTTAACGTTTTGTTTTCCAAAGATCTTCCTAAAACTGATCTTGAGAATAGTCCTCCGTCACTGGACTTACCATAACCTCCTACATCAACAGCAATGAATCTATATTTGGCATCCACTAATGCCAAAAGAACTATAGAGAAAGTATGTTTATAGTTATAAAAGAGAGACCCGCTGCTTGGGGGCGCTTGAATAACAACGTGTTTTCCGTCTAAAGCTCCTATACAGTTCGAAAAACGCCACAGATCATAGAATTCTTCAGATATTTTCTTCCACATTTCCTCAGTAGGTTGGGGCATTTCTTGTGGAGACAAAATGTCCCAAATAGCCTCACACGTGGAGACTATTCTAGAGTGAACAGCTGTCGGGGAAATTCTGTAACTGAAACTCATGGAGATCTGCGAATTTCCAGATGCGAGATACCTGGAAAATgtgtaaaaattaatattaatatctaCTCAATGCACATTTCAATATTAATTCAATGTTAATTAACTGCATATATATGCGTATAATGCTAGTGGACATGCAAGTCCCAAATTTACACCAAACGTACACTGATGTACAATCAAAATAATTCAGTACATATGAATATTATTTACCGTAATGTTAATGCTAGTCTCTCTTCTGCACTAATGGATTTCCTCCATTTTGAATTCTTTTTCGTGAGATGTGGTTTCAGTTGTTGAAGCAAATTGTCAAACTTGGAGTAACTCATTCGAAAATATTTTACGAATTTTTCTTGGTCATTTCGTAGCCGACCGAAAATTGTGTGaaactctccttcttcttcttctctcgttGTAAACAATTTATGAACCCAGTAtcgtttcttatttttcttcttcttttgttgtaaaacaatgtacgctgcaCAGGCGATAACTACGTCgtcttcgttcggatccatgtctccaacctgtgagcacaaatgcaatgaacaaggaccacatgaccacagcacagtcgcagcacagtcctacatgtgaaaagacggagtaggcgacaccgccgtagcacggtcgaagcacagccgaagcacagtcctacatgtgaaaacaggcctttagaACGCCATTACAAAGTGAAACATGCTCATTTGCATGATACTGTTGTACGGGATGTTCGAATAAAAATTTTTGAAGGTAGATTTAAATACAATTTTCTGATACTCAACGAACAGGGTCACAAAACATAGAGCATTGCACCAAATCAAGCAAAAAACATTTTGAATTATGCATTACGCTTTTCCTGAAAGGATAATAGAGATTTTATTTATCTTAGTGAAAAATCTGTCATACCGAACCAATATATTGACGGTGCGTGTGcagtacctcgtatcccacaatactcttcttatccattattttccttaagactggtcacgcctcccagtaatttatggatatgcaatccattaCAACAATGTTCGTTACGTTCATATTTCTATGccagtatgtaaaggaaaatgatccttgtTGTACAGTACTCTAAGAATTTATATATTTATGAAtttttacgcacttctacagtataatgcatttaaggtacattttcctttccaCTCTAACacaggaaagtaataataataataataataataataataataataataataataatttcgtgtggctatttctagccgagtgcatcccttgtaaggcagatcctccgatgagggtgggcggcatctgccatgtgtaggtaactgcgtgttattgtggtggaggatagtgctatatgtggtgtgtgagttgcagggaagtttgggacaacataaacacccagcccccgggccactggaattaacccggccgggaatcgaacccgggaccctgcgaaccgaaggccagtacgctgaccattcagccaacgagtcggacacacaggaaagtgaacacaagGAACGTttttctgatggtctgcatatcggtgtgtggctgggaggcgtggccagtcttaaggagctTGTTAGAATGGAGGACCAGCGTGGGATACGAGGTATTACTCGCGCATCGTCGATATTTTAAATCATAGCTTGCACGGTACAAATCTGTGTCTTTCTATAGTCGTTAAAAAAAGCGCATGGTGTCGTAAAAGTTCCTCGCAGATACATATTCAGAAACAGTTGTACCTATTGATATAAAGTTTGTTGTGGGTGTCTGCAGGGATTTTcatctacatggaaggtgaatttGATAAAAAAAATTGTTTGATAATATATTATGTGCGAGGAACATATAATACCATTCACTCATTCTCTTTTTTGAGTGGCTGTACATTGTTTTAGAGGAATATAAAACCATATCTGTTAATATTGACCGCAGTATAAATCACACACGAATATTGTTTAAAAACGTTCTCCTTGCGATTTTAGTGCCTTTGTTTATGCTATATTCCAAGCATTATATCGTTGAAAATGATGCGAGTAAATTCGgtagtcacaatcgaacggcaCCCCTCCTTTGCCGTACCGAAGGTGATCGGTCTCTCGCTCGACTATAACATACGCTTAACACGTAAACctgggcctctcaggatgcatgcaccactgcattgcgctgtgcacggtgcaaaaaacgacatcgcttggttgaccagagtgcaggcccccactcctcgatttggagcaatagcgctgtctctccctttacacacgcctgtctcgctcaccccacctgtctccctcttcctcacttgctctgtagcgctccaaatccgagccgatttGAGTCAAGCTTagcagagtagcccagagacgaagcgttggtccaaaccgagccgagtgggaccgatacactgtgcacaggaactcagcGCCTCAGTTTTCACGCGTgcgattttgagcgtttgagaggccctgacgtaaACTGTCCGAGGTTACGGCAAAAATGCGTCGGCGGATGCAGAGcggatctcggcccacaagtgcTCTTAGTTGGTCCGTGGTCCggtagctctgcactccgaccggccaaccgagcaggggaaGGGAGGACATTGTTCTACAGTGActttacgcctctgtattcgggagatggcgagGGACTAGTTCcctccatcggctgtcctgagaatggtttacggTGGCTGCCagcggtttcccattctcctgcactaaagtgaaAGCCAGGACAgttactagtataggccacggatgccaaccctctcaccttctcagcacatctccttctccgatacaaatctcctggcctgagagacggcgtcaccgcccaggagacccgcctcccccttcaggggaggaaggaaaacatttagtagtagtggtagtcgtgcctccgtggctcagagggcaactcgtcggcctctcaacgctggataccgtggttcaaatcccggtccctccatgtgagatttgtgctggacaaagcgaaggcgggacaggtttttctccgggtactccagttttccctgtcaactttcattgcagcaacactctccattcccatttcatagcatctatcagtcattaataaatcactttgggagggGCGACCCCATCGTACGATAGCCCATacctgattcattcattacatccctgacccggtcaatgactggaaaacaggttgtaggttttcattttcagtagtggTAGTCAAGCCTGCCCagccacactgggctagcctcatAGTGCTCTCAGCTGAGCAACTATGCGTCAtgcacacacaacacatcacactaccaaccactacagagacACGCAGTAGTGGTATCAGGAAAGGCATGCGTGCTGAGAGTCTCACAGTCGGACGgtaaaacgctggccttctgagaagTCAACGAATTtcatcccgactcagtccggtgaaggcgctcaaatatgttagcctcgtgttggtacgtGTGCTTGCACATAAAAAGACTCTTGCGGGACATAATACCGTCAACTCGGAATcattgaaaaccgtaaaagtaggctaatttgtgggacataaaacagtaatatcattaaaggcatccagccataaaccTGGGCAAAATCTtcgagagaataaatgaaaaataaacaaatcgTAGGATGAGCACTTGCCTTTGCtgtcaggacctagtgtttacagtgcactgtgtcttctggtatgggctagagcaattttgttactttcatagatctgtctctgtcttatccttggctttgacaatacgaaagtgactgaggtatgagcgatgctagtaatgccattccttctacagccagtccctgttatgaatggtgtgaaaatattgctcatagggtctgttggtgcattcatttcattgggcttggcagactgatatgtaatagcaacttctggctcggtgaggaaagcaacgggaaactacctcactcctcatttccctagtactcctcttcagtgatgcctaggccatctatgacagctgatggcagagctgttgaggatccaaccagccttagggctgaagactgaacatacaggaTGAGCACATCCACCTGATATGGCACGTGAGTTAGGTGTAACTAAGGATATAACTCAAGTCTCATACGGAATGTTACAGAAgatggaaaaaatgaaaaatggcGATCATGCAATACAATTGTGCTATTTCATATATTACTTTTGCTAGTTGTATAGCATCACTCTTAGGTAGGAAGATTTCTGGCTACtctggaatagaaaagggctaggactagagGGCGAAGTCCGAGCTCTTAATAAATGTACAGTCATACAATTTGCCTGGATTAATGCGGAGAAACTTGGAAAAGCATCTTCACGACTGCTGTCGGCTGAGTTCGAACACACCATACCCCTTATAGTTATACGATCTGTTCCCATAACTAAATCACTCGGCGCACTTCGTACATTTTAAAAGATAATTTCAACCGTTTACCATGATGGGTATTTTTAAACCCATGCTTGCAGTTTTACTACGCGACTGTTGATAACGTTATCAGCACAACAGAATCTttatcgatagctgtagtcgcttaagtgcggccagtatccagtaatcgggagatagtgagttcgagccccactgtcggcagccctgaagatggttttccgtggtttcccattttcacaccaggcaaatgctggggctgtacattaattaaggccacggccgcttccttcccattcctaggccattcccatcccatcgtcgccataagacatgtctgtgtcggtgcgatgtaaaggaaatagcaaaaaaaaaaaaaaaaaaacagaatcttTATTTTTACGTGGAATTAGAACAACAGGGAGATAAAATTCAATTTAAAAACCCAAATGCAATGCCGGAATTTGAACTGCGATCGCCTAGATGGGAAGCAGTTGCTGAGGTGTGAACATTTGAAGTTTACTAACAAGGAGACGTTACCAACATGTGTCCACCGATTTGATAAACTTTAAATGTACGTCCAGATCATGGCGAGAACTTTCACCGGTTGGAACAGCAAGGCACAAACTCCCACTTAGTtccgagaaaatggaatttgaatattttgAGAGTATAACTTGTAAGTTTTTCAGTCCATCGAAAGCTAACACTTAAGACGCTATAATATGCCAGTAAAAATGACAATTGAATCGTTTCCTCGGAAACCCCATAGGCGTAATTCAATTTCTTTTCAAAATGATTTTGACTGAACTAGGTTGTACTCAGCTAGCTCTGTATTGTGTGCACATATCCCATGAGTCAGAGCATAATCACTGTGGGAAATAAGATCTGTTGAAGTGAGTTTTGTTTGAAAATCCTGTAATTTAGTTACTTGTGGTTTTTTGCACGAAACCGCTGCTTCAGGGGCAGCCCACTAGAGAGCAGTAAAATGCTTTATCAGGAAAATAGCGGGAAACATTGTAGCATTCCGCACATCGTTGTAGATAAGAATGGTGACATTGCTTGTTCTGTAAAAGAATATCCAAGACAGGAGAGGTTAAGAGATACAAACGTGATATAGTTAAGTAGGCAAAAGTAAAACTTTTACCTTATGTGAATTACAAAGGGAAACACGTTCCTGAAAGAAAACCAGGAGAGGATGTCAGGTAAATATAAAATGTGTGTCTCAAACTTATTTTGAGGTTAAATTAGATGTCAAGTTAAACAAATTACGTTGAAATTAATGTTCAAATTATCTTACTAAGATATAAATATAGTACCATAATCAATACAATTCGATAGCCCATAACTGGATT includes:
- the LOC137498493 gene encoding putative nuclease HARBI1; its protein translation is MDPNEDDVVIACAAYIVLQQKKKKNKKRYWVHKLFTTREEEEGEFHTIFGRLRNDQEKFVKYFRMSYSKFDNLLQQLKPHLTKKNSKWRKSISAEERLALTLRYLASGNSQISMSFSYRISPTAVHSRIVSTCEAIWDILSPQEMPQPTEEMWKKISEEFYDLWRFSNCIGALDGKHVVIQAPPSSGSLFYNYKHTFSIVLLALVDAKYRFIAVDVGGYGKSSDGGLFSRSVLGRSLENKTLNIPGPKPLPNSNEPLVPYVILGDEAFPLKTYLMRPYPGSTARSDERQANYNFRQSRTRRVVENAFGIAVQRHRVLYGRLHMHPENAEKVVLAVCVLHNYLFSDLPVVNDYEDNRIRSEQSLFNALPHVGVHGSFEATRVRETFQEYFMNDKLGP